Proteins from one Chroococcidiopsis sp. CCMEE 29 genomic window:
- a CDS encoding IS110 family transposase — MKSLKQASYTGKEVFIGIDVHKKSYSVVARVDKEVIKKWTTVASPKELSQQLQKYFSGATIHSVYEAGFSGFALHRELVKYGIDNIVVHAAAIEVAANDRVKTDKRDAQKMAALLEAGRVRGNRIPTEQQEQRRMLTRTRQQLVEERTAIKNKIRMKFHQLGLIQYDENRPMSHKLVREIVDGTSSSELRIVIEAHWNIWRKLDEEICKLTQAIKEQAKTDPNEATYRSAPGVGPLSARILANELGDMSQFNNERQLFSFTGLTPAEYSSGDNIRRGHISRQGNSRLRGILVESAWRAIEKDTALGEFFERLYPRTGKKRAIVAVARKLIGRIRAAFHNQVNYQMEYRNSKALTTA; from the coding sequence ATGAAAAGCCTGAAACAAGCTTCATACACCGGAAAAGAAGTCTTCATCGGAATTGATGTTCACAAGAAAAGTTATTCAGTAGTCGCCAGAGTAGACAAAGAAGTAATCAAGAAATGGACAACAGTTGCTTCACCGAAAGAACTATCACAACAGCTGCAAAAATACTTTAGTGGAGCAACCATCCATTCTGTTTATGAAGCAGGGTTTTCAGGATTTGCGCTGCATCGAGAGTTAGTGAAATATGGGATTGACAACATCGTGGTTCATGCCGCTGCAATTGAAGTTGCTGCCAATGACCGAGTCAAGACAGACAAACGGGATGCTCAAAAAATGGCAGCTCTGCTTGAGGCGGGGCGAGTAAGAGGCAATCGCATTCCTACTGAGCAGCAAGAGCAACGGCGAATGCTAACGCGAACCCGACAACAGCTGGTTGAAGAACGAACCGCAATCAAAAATAAAATCAGAATGAAATTTCATCAACTGGGACTGATTCAGTATGACGAGAACCGACCGATGAGTCACAAACTGGTTCGGGAGATTGTTGATGGTACTTCATCCTCTGAGTTGAGAATTGTGATTGAAGCCCATTGGAACATCTGGAGGAAGTTAGACGAGGAGATTTGCAAGCTGACTCAAGCGATTAAGGAGCAAGCGAAGACAGACCCCAACGAAGCAACTTACCGTTCTGCACCTGGGGTAGGTCCACTCTCTGCTCGCATACTTGCCAATGAATTAGGTGATATGTCGCAATTCAACAATGAACGTCAACTGTTTTCCTTTACAGGGCTGACTCCCGCCGAATATTCTAGTGGCGATAACATCCGTCGAGGGCATATCAGTAGACAAGGCAATAGCCGCTTGAGAGGAATACTGGTAGAGAGCGCGTGGCGGGCGATTGAGAAAGATACAGCCTTAGGGGAGTTCTTTGAGAGACTCTATCCTCGCACTGGCAAAAAGCGAGCGATTGTTGCTGTTGCTAGAAAACTGATTGGTCGGATTCGGGCAGCTTTCCACAACCAAGTTAATTACCAGATGGAATATCGAAATTCTAAGGCTCTTACTACAGCTTAA